The sequence TGTTGATGACATTGATAGGCAAGCACATCATCTCTACACTAGAACACTATCTACCATAAATAGAGATGATGTACAAAAGATTTTTAATGACCTCACCAAAGAGGGCAAAAAAGTTATGGCTAATAAATGTGTTCAGAGATTTAAGGGAATATTTAAGAGAGCCGTTGAATGGGGAATATTAGCAACCAATCCGATAACTGGTATTATTCAGCATCCAGAAAAATCAAGGACTAGATATTTACTAGCTGACGAAAAAGAACGCTTTTTTGAGAGTGTAAACGAAGAGCGTAACCATACAATAAGAGACTACATCCTTGTGTCTTTGCATACCGCAGGTAGGAAAGGTAATGTTTTGGCAATGCGTTGGGATAGTATCAATTTAACTGATAAAACATGGGACACACCCGGTACTGAGACTAAAAATGGCATTGCTCATTTACTACCTTTATCAGAAGAAGCCATGCCAATCTTAAAAGCAAGATATGAGCAACGTAATCCTCAATGTCCTTGGGTGTTTCCAAGTGATCATAATAGTAAAAGTGGACACCTAGAAGAACCCAAAAAAGCATGGAAAAAAATTATACAAAGAACTGGTCTTAAAGATTTTAGGTTACATGATCTTCGTAGAACTAGAGGAAGTTGGATGGCTATTGCTGGAGCGAGTCAGTATGTAATTGGTAAAGCTCTTAACCATAAAAGTATTACCTCAACAGAAGTTTATGCACGATTAAGTATAGACCCTGTTAGAGAATTTATGAATAAAGCCGATAAGATTTTTGACAAAACCAATTAAAATACTACTAACCTTAACAACATAATTAAGTAGGCATCATATGACAACCACTTTATTTCATTGTACTAACAAAGCTATAAAAAATAAGAATCCAACAGGAAATATTGAGCTACATAAAACAAAAATCAGGAGAAGATTTATCGGTACTAAAGAAGCAATGTCAAAGTTTTTTGAGGTAATTAATGCCGAGCCAAATAGGAAAATGGCAGATTTTTTCTTAATAGTGTTATTCACTAGAGCTAGGAGGGGTGAGGTTTTATCCATGAGATGGCAGGATATTAATTTTGAAGATATGACATGGTACAACCAGTCAAAAAAAGTTCATTTAGTAAAAGATGCCCTAACCATATTAGCAAAAAGGCATAAGGAGAATAACACTGAATCAATATGGGTATTTCCCAATAGTAACAGTAGTAATCATTTACAAGCACCTATGAAGACTTGGCAGAAAATTTGCCAATTAGCTGGTATTGACGGTTTAATGATTCATGACTTAAGAATGACGCATGATATTTGGATGAGTAAAGCTGGAAAGGACAAAGAGAGAATATGGGAAACTTTAGGGTATCAAGATATAAGTACAACCAAAATATGTGATATTATGAGCTTGCAAGTTAGGGAGGTTATGGAAACGCAGAAAAGGGAAAATGAAACACGACAACGGAAGATAGAAGAATTGGAACAACAGATAAGAGAGCTTAAATATGGGCAAAACACAAGGGCAATGTAAAGTGTGCTACTACTAATTACCTTACATAATTAGTAATTACAAGCTCTCTAGTGATTTCCTTCTGTCCGGTTAGGGCGTATTTGGTGTCAATAGTATTTATGGTGAAGTCTTGGTATATTTCTCTAATAAAGTCAGTGTTACTATTAGAAATCATTAATTTTATACCTTTGTTAGTTAGTTCTCTAACGAAATTTCTAAGTCTAATTTGTTCATTCTTATCAAAGGGCAGTCTAGTATAAAATCTTTCCCCTGCTTGGTAATAAGGTGGGTCAAAATAAACAAAATCATTTTCTTTAGGTTCGATAAACGAAAAGTCAGTAACGTAAATTGAGGCATCACTTAGAAAACTACTACATTGTTGTAATTTCTTGTCAATATTAGCACTATTATATTTTTTAGAAGAAAAGGACAAACAAAGCTTACCACTCTTATTAACTCGATACATACCCATGAAAGAATATTTATTTAAATAGAGAAACCTAGCAGTGATGCTAGTCGGGTCATTGCTGTCATTGCGTTTTTGTACGCGATAATAATATTTTTTTGAATGTTGTTTTTTATGGGTTGCAAATAAATCACTTACTGCTGTTGGATTCTTTTTTACAGCATTGTAGCTGGTAATTAATTCTAAATTAATGTCAGATAAAAAACATTGCTGACACCTATCTTTTATTTTAAAGAATAATGCCCCACCACCAAGAAAAGGCTCATAATAATTATTGAAGGTATCAGGAACATATTTTATTAATTGATCAGTGAGTTTTCTTTTGCCGCCGACCCAATTAAAAAATGGTAACGGCTTATTTTTAGTAGTAGCCATGATGGTAAGTATTCATTATTCAAGTACATAAATATCTCACTAATTGTAACATAAATATCACAAAAATGCTACAAGAATCATCAGTATATTGGTAAAAATGGTGGTTCAAAAGTCACAATCAATGCAAGTGTACCATTGCTTTTGCTAAACAATTAGCTTTGTTTGGTGCAAAAAAACCTGATACAATTTTAAGCTCATATTTGCCTTAAAATGTAAGTAGATAATTAGACATTTATCAATCAACCGCATTAGGCAGCTTGTTTGAACAACTAATTTACGGCTTATCTCTCAGCTGTTTAGCCATCAACTATAAGAATACTCCTACTCACTGTCTCTGGTTTAACACTATTCTAAAAATTTTTATAAAATTTTTTACTAATCGTGAAAAAACCGCTGTACTCTGAGGAAAAATGATAGTATTTGTTAAGACGACGTTACAATAATGTAAATGTTAAGCACTAAG comes from Candidatus Tisiphia endosymbiont of Nemotelus nigrinus and encodes:
- a CDS encoding DNA adenine methylase, with the translated sequence MMATTKNKPLPFFNWVGGKRKLTDQLIKYVPDTFNNYYEPFLGGGALFFKIKDRCQQCFLSDINLELITSYNAVKKNPTAVSDLFATHKKQHSKKYYYRVQKRNDSNDPTSITARFLYLNKYSFMGMYRVNKSGKLCLSFSSKKYNSANIDKKLQQCSSFLSDASIYVTDFSFIEPKENDFVYFDPPYYQAGERFYTRLPFDKNEQIRLRNFVRELTNKGIKLMISNSNTDFIREIYQDFTINTIDTKYALTGQKEITRELVITNYVR
- a CDS encoding tyrosine-type recombinase/integrase, with the protein product MTHNSFNFTKEILEEIISPKAEKDNKGKVIRPEIVQHVYRDTEEKGLVLNVSYLGTKSFFLSKKINGTRYKIKLGSFPNKLGSSPDNISITEARTKAAELKNQLAKGVNPILPQAQELKEEKREITFKEFFDNQYIEDYAKHKIKRWKNVVDDIDRQAHHLYTRTLSTINRDDVQKIFNDLTKEGKKVMANKCVQRFKGIFKRAVEWGILATNPITGIIQHPEKSRTRYLLADEKERFFESVNEERNHTIRDYILVSLHTAGRKGNVLAMRWDSINLTDKTWDTPGTETKNGIAHLLPLSEEAMPILKARYEQRNPQCPWVFPSDHNSKSGHLEEPKKAWKKIIQRTGLKDFRLHDLRRTRGSWMAIAGASQYVIGKALNHKSITSTEVYARLSIDPVREFMNKADKIFDKTN
- a CDS encoding site-specific integrase yields the protein MTTTLFHCTNKAIKNKNPTGNIELHKTKIRRRFIGTKEAMSKFFEVINAEPNRKMADFFLIVLFTRARRGEVLSMRWQDINFEDMTWYNQSKKVHLVKDALTILAKRHKENNTESIWVFPNSNSSNHLQAPMKTWQKICQLAGIDGLMIHDLRMTHDIWMSKAGKDKERIWETLGYQDISTTKICDIMSLQVREVMETQKRENETRQRKIEELEQQIRELKYGQNTRAM